From one Rhodamnia argentea isolate NSW1041297 chromosome 1, ASM2092103v1, whole genome shotgun sequence genomic stretch:
- the LOC115753599 gene encoding protein TIME FOR COFFEE isoform X3 yields MDRNREARRATMTASNGLPRRRHRTSLRDSPEEDGPVELGETARLRDRGSSGKKDRDRDRDRERDRDRDRFSRSGKRRRGDRLMLNREDGGEESSEESVNDEDEEDEDDGSGSGHHVRILPPSSQANSLSSSSAAAALNNHARRSFPPAAKVFRTTPWKAADEMIGVSVPRKARSASTKRSHEWVSASGHLVGGDQILGQASTSPVRPSLAATTASPVRPLSPFSSSASARKKLKPNGPKQRPPKSSSKSTSSAQDEIEIEIAEVLYGMGRQSQGPSKNEALGSDLVKFDSREENNSTGDAKSRISSPISNSQSGAPLSSVLPQNSGSSAPPPLTAIAPKRKKPRPVKYEDETPPMFPVRSSPISSTKAEVDQKAKIEAASPNMEKALGFTGEENGASVDLAKSQPAPVSLENQPEPMKLEGFPALDSKLLTEEPESRDATTAKEEPPSPKKESSGLQLDDDRVDKTATKSNCGNPEIEKQREEKFQIDLMAPPPSRSSPERDGDIDFPAVDPKSMVSNMRTPLSRDDEKTTTKVGKEEAVNAEAEAVKAMAVDAESHKPVVHKVKNIDLQLDLEKADGGAGSASVNKLNQPVHKQQQQSLTEKSAQTPNSLTFPMSVAGWPGGLPPMGRYMGPLGGVVSMDGSTVASAAIQPPQLLFSQPRPKRCATHCYIARNINFHQQFTRINPFWPAAAGSASLYGTKPCNLSVVPSPELHGNLTSARNMNALPEKGQNLAIFPGKEKASQSANSIDAPQRKQILLQQTLPPGAPSNILHGPALFFPLSQQHAAAAAAASVRPGPAKSPNVGGAASAGASTSTSSGNSAAAAATATAMSFNYPNMPGGETQYLAILQNNAYPFPVPTHVGAAPAYRGSHAQAMPFFNGSFYPSQMLHPSQLQQQSPAQLPQSQQGHPNTSISSSSSSTQKHLQNQQQRPHSSNGNLPGYPSAKTQQAQQLQLQHNQHAPHQVRALESEGGEDSPSTADSRVARANMSIYSQNFTLPITTGNFALMTPAQLGAANGTSSTPGEKKQQQQQQLLPQQQGPKSGMESLPSQAFAMSFSSINSSASAHGLDIITQNHAILQSIPEANRHNYQIMAAAQQKKNHRASDEGRTGGNDASNEDERKPLAGKTPATIGQSIAFSRPDLADTSVSALPGSNVVDSSARTLNLGSAAARTSGSVIPAVVSTLSGPTSQQQLQRNQQQQQMIQLHKQQQFAAAAVAAARSKSPVTSNGSVYVDHLPPSSAAASKFPSSLSSFSQNLIQTGSAQSQSTQWKGSIRPATSHVPSSLTTTSTSSLKNLPQQQGRTAQGQTHISFAANSKSPNALQGQQIPNSSQSPSSPVVVGSPTTSMSKSAGGSPRTATSSSTGNKSAQASSLQAQVKNPSSVPSRKSSPVGTGNVPSILGSSQVTSSSSGGTKHPQQLPKQPLQQAHQLFFSHPYVQVQPPHSTNSTSTASAANAYYHQRRPPDQQSKSQQPQGSAATSSSGMLSLCTPITLANASTCDPVKAVAASNNMKGGGGLPTQSILHAAQFTVAQPSGSPHQLVPAGFQYIHPVPNAVQVKPAEQKQPAGN; encoded by the exons ATGGACAGGAACAGAGAAGCCAGAAGAGCTACTATGACAGCTTCTAATGGCTTGCCTAGACGAAGACACAGGACTAGTCTCCGAGACTCTCCAG AGGAAGACGGACCGGTCGAGCTCGGGGAGACGGCGAGGCTGAGAGATCGAGGAAGCAGCGGCAAGAAGGACAGGGaccgagatcgagatcgagagcgGGACCGAGACAGAGATCGGTTCTCGAGGAgcgggaagaggaggagaggcgACAGGCTGATGCTGAACAGAGAGGACGGAGGCGAGGAGAGCTCGGAGGAGAGTGTGaacgacgaggacgaggaggatgaggaCGACGGGAGCGGGAGCGGCCACCACGTGAGGATACTCCCACCGTCCAGCCAGGCGAACTCGCTCTCGTCTTCTTCTGCAGCTGCAGCTTTGAACAACCACGCCCGCCGGAGCTTTCCACCGGCGGCGAAGGTCTTTCGGACGACGCCGTGGAAAGCGGCCGATGAGATGATCGGCGTCTCGGTGCCAAGGAAGGCTCGGTCAG CTTCGACGAAGAGGTCCCACGAGTGGGTTTCAGCCAGTGGTCATTTGGTCGGCGGCGACCAAATCCTCGGACAGGCTTCTACCTCGCCTGTGAGGCCGAGTCTCGCAGCTACGACGGCCTCTCCAGTGCGGCCACTTTCGCCTTTTTCTTCGAGTGCTTCGGCTCGAAAGAAGTTg AAGCCGAACGGACCAAAGCAGAGACCTCCAAAGTCGTCCTCAAAGTCGACATCTTCAGCTCAAGATGAAATCGAGATCGAGATTGCGGAGGTTTTGTACGGAATGGGGAGGCAGTCTCAGGGTCCTTCGAAGAATGAAGCCTTGGGAAGCGATTTGGTGAAGTTTGACTCGAGAGAAGAGAATAATTCCACCGGAGATGCAAAGTCCCGAATTTCATCTCCCATCTCGAACTCTCAATCTGGCGCTCCACTGTCATCAGTTTTGCCCCAAAATTCCGGTTCATCTGCCCCTCCTCCCTTGACGGCTATCG CACCCAAGAGGAAAAAGCCTCGTCCGGTGAAGTACGAGGATGAAACGCCGCCGATGTTTCCAGTTAGGAGTAGCCCCATCTCCTCAACCAAAGCCGAAGTCGACCAGAAGGCCAAGATCGAAGCCGCCTCACCAAATATGGAGAAAGCACTTGGATTCACAGGGGAAGAAAATGGAGCTTCTGTTGATTTGGCCAAATCTCAACCTGCTCCAGTGTCGTTGGAGAACCAACCAGAGCCGATGAAGCTGGAAGGCTTCCCGGCACTGGATTCCAAGCTTTTAACTGAAGAACCGGAGAGCAGAGATGCAACTACGGCTAAGGAAGAGCCTCCGTCGCCCAAAAAAGAATCTTCCGGTCTCCAATTGGATGATGACCGTGTGGATAAGACAGCAACAAAATC GAACTGTGGAAATCCAGAGATTGAGAAACAGCGAGAAGAGAAGTTTCAGATAGATCTGATG GCTCCTCCTCCGTCGAGATCATCTCCAGAAAGGGACGGTGATATTGATTTTCCAGCAGTAGATCCAAAGTCTATGGTGTCAAATATGAGAACT CCCTTGTCGAGAGATGATGAGAAGACAACCACCAAGGTTGGAAAGGAAGAAGCAGTAAATGCAGAAGCTGAGGCGGTGAAAGCGATGGCTGTGGATGCTGAATCGCATAAGCCCGTCGTTCATAAGGTGAAGAATATTGATCTCCAGCTCGATTTAGAGAAGGCTGATGGAGGAGCGGGCAGTGCAAGTGTTAACAAGCTTAATCAGCCCGTCCATAAGCAGCAACAGCAGTCTCTCACTGAGAAATCTG CTCAAACCCCTAATTCTTTAACTTTCCCAATGTCCGTAGCTGGATGGCCTGGCGGGCTTCCACCCATGGG CAGATACATGGGACCATTAGGAGGAGTTGTATCCATGGATGGGAGTACCGTTGCTTCTGCTGCAATCCAG CCACCGCAATTGCTTTTTAGTCAGCCGCGTCCGAAAAGGTGCGCCACCCATTGCTACATTGCTCGGAATATTAATTTTCACCAGCAATTCACAAGGATCAATCCCTTCTGGCCGGCAGCTGCTGGTTCGGCTTCGCTTTATGGGACCAAGCCCTGCAATCTCAGTGTGGTTCCATCCCCTGAGTTGCATGGAAATTTAACATCCGCTAGAAATATGAATGCACTTCCGGAGAAGGGTCAAAATCTTGCCATCTTCCCTGGTAAAGAGAAGGCATCTCAGTCCGCAAATAGTATTGATGCTCCTCAAAGAAAGCAAATTTTGCTCCAGCAAACTCTGCCTCCTGGAGCACCTAGCAATATTCTG CATGGCCCTGCTTTATTCTTCCCTCTGAGCCAGCAAcatgcagcagcagcagctgctgcTTCTGTCCGACCTGGACCTGCAAAGTCCCCAAATGTAGGTGGTGCGGCTTCAGCTGGCGCTTCCACATCCACCTCAAGTGGCAACTCTGCTGCAGCTGCAGCTACAGCAACAGCAATGAGCTTCAACTATCCAAATATGCCCGGAGGTGAAACTCAGTACTTGGCGATTTTGCAGAATAATGCATATCCATTTCCTGTGCCCACTCATGTTGGGGCTGCGCCAGCTTACCGAGGGTCCCATGCTCAGGCGATGCCCTTCTTCAATGGTTCATTCTACCCTTCTCAAATGCTTCACCCTTCGCAGCTCCAGCAGCAATCGCCTGCTCAATTACCACAGTCGCAACAGGGTCATCCTAACACTAGCATTTCCAGTAGTTCATCATCGACCCAGAAGCACTTACAAAATCAGCAGCAGAGACCGCACAGCAGTAATGGAAACTTGCCCGGCTATCCTTCTGCTAAAACCCAGCAAGCACAGCAACTGCAGCTGCAGCACAATCAACATGCGCCTCATCAAGTTCGCGCCCTGGAATCCGAGGGTGGTGAAGATAGCCCTTCAACAGCTGATAGTCGAGTCGCGCGTGCTAACATGAGCATCTACAGTCAGAATTTCACTCTGCCCATAACTACTGGGAACTTTGCTCTGATGACCCCTGCTCAATTGGGTGCAGCCAATGGCACCAGCAGCACTCCCGgagagaagaagcagcagcagcagcagcagctgcttCCACAACAGCAGGGTCCAAAATCTGGAATGGAGTCGTTGCCATCTCAGGCTTTTGCAATGTCATTCTCCTCCATTAATAGTTCAGCGTCTGCGCATGGCCTCGACATAATCACGCAGAATCATGCCATTCTCCAGAGCATCCCTGAAGCCAATAGGCATAATTATCAGATCATGGCTGCTGCACAGCAGAAGAAGAATCACCGGGCTTCTGATGAAGGTAGGACGGGAGGTAATGATGCTTCCAATGAAGATGAAAGAAAGCCACTTGCTGGGAAAACTCCGGCGACAATCGGgcaatctattgcattttcgcGGCCCGATCTGGCTGATACTTCAGTTTCCGCGTTGCCTGGCAGTAATGTCGTTGATAGTTCTGCCCGAACCCTAAACCTTGGTTCTGCTGCTGCGCGAACTTCCGGTTCAGTAATACCGGCTGTTGTGAGCACCCTCAGTGGACCCACTTCCCAGCAGCAACTTCAGCGGAAtcaacagcagcagcagatgATTCAACTCCACAAGCAGCAGCAGTTTGCTGCTGCAGCTGTAGCTGCAGCTCGGAGCAAGTCACCTGTGACTAGCAACGGAAGTGTGTATGTCGATCATCTTCCTCCATCTTCTGCAGCTGCCTCCAAATTTCCCAGTTCTCTgtcttcattttcccaaaatCTGATTCAAACAGGTTCCGCTCAAAGTCAGTCTACCCAATGGAAGGGTTCAATTCGTCCAGCTACATCTCATGTTCCATCATCtctcaccaccacctccacatCATCCCTTAAAAATCTTCCACAACAGCAGGGCCGAACAGCGCAAGGCCAGACACACATCTCCTTCGCAGCCAACTCCAAATCCCCTAATGCCCTACAGGGTCAACAAATTCCTAATAGTAGTCAATCTCCATCTTCTCCTGTGGTGGTTGGATCACCAACTACTTCAATGTCTAAGAGCGCTGGTGGAAGCCCAAGGACTGCTACTTCATCCTCTACGGGCAACAAATCTGCGCAAGCTTCCTCATTGCAAGCACAAGTGAAGAACCCCTCATCGGTGCCTAGTCGCAAGTCATCGCCCGTTGGCACGGGGAATGTACCGTCGATCTTGGGGAGCTCGCAGGTGACATCTTCCTCGAGTGGAGGAACCAAACACCCGCAACAGCTTCCAAAGCAGCCATTGCAGCAGGCACACcagcttttcttttctcatcCTTATGTGCAGGTTCAACCTCCTCATTCGACAAATTCAACTTCAACAGCCTCTGCTGCCAATGCCTATTATCATCAGAGAAGACCGCCCGACCAACAGTCCAAATCCCAGCAACCACAAGGCTCAGCAGCAACTTCCTCATCGGGCATGTTGTCGCTTTGTACCCCCATTACGCTTGCTAATGCTAGCACTTGTGATCCTGTAAAAGCTGTTGCTGCGAGTAATAACATGAAGGGAGGAGGTGGATTGCCCACGCAGAGTATTCTCCATGCCGCTCAGTTCACTGTCGCACAGCCATCCGGCAGCCCGCATCAGCTTGTACCAGCTGGGTTCCAGTATATTCATCCTGTTCCAAATGCGGTGCAGGTGAAACCAGCCGAACAAAAGCAGCCTGCTG GAAATTGA